The sequence CGATCATCGCGACGGCGACGTGCTCGATGCATCCGAGCTCGGAAGCACGGTGGCTCGTGCCCATCGCTGCAGCATCGCAACTCGCCACGTTGCTCTACACGACGATGTGGCTGAGCTTCGAGGCGCACGAGCAGTTCAAGTACATCCTGTACGTCGAGCTCGTTGCTCGCCTGTTCGTCCTGGCGTGTGCGTCGATCTGCGTTGCGGCAGGACTTGGCATCCTCAGCGCGGCCATCGTTTTTGCGGTCGGCAACGTGATCGAGCTCGTTCTGACGTACTACTTCCTGAGCTCGCGTCTGTATGCGCCGCGTTTGTCGGCGGACTTTTTCGAGCTGTTGTCGATCGCGAAGCGGAGTTTGCCCATTGGGTTCGCCGGTGCGCTCTTTGGTGCGGTTCGTCAATCCGATCGAGTGCTCTTGCGATGGTTCGGCGATGAAACGGCGGTCGGCATTTTCAGCGCTGGATACGTGCTCGTCGAGCAACTAGAGCTCGTATCGGACCTCCTCTTCGGTGCAGCATTTGCAGCGGGTATGCGCCTGTATGCGCGCGATCGAGAAAGCTTTCACGAGCTTTACTCGACGGCGTTCGTGGTCGCCGTAGCGCTCGGCCTTCCCATGGCTGCGGGGGTTTGTCTGCTCGCACCGGACATCATCCAGCTCGTGTACGGTGGGCGCGAGTTCGCTGGGGCCGTACACGCTTTACGGATACTGGCGTGGCACGTGCCGACGATGTTCGCATATCACGTTGCGGCGATGCCGCTTCTCGCGGGCAAACGCGAGGCGCATCTCGGCGCGGTGCTCTTGCCGGCACTCGTCGTCATCGTCGGCATGGATTGGATCCTGGTCCCGGCCTACGGAGCCGTTGGTGCAGCAACGACCGCGCTCGTCGTTGCGACGGGTGTCTTGATTGCGCTTCTAGCGATCACGCCATCGTGTGTTCGAGTGGTCCCGGTGCAGCGAGTTCGTTCGGCGATCATCTCCACGGTGCTCATGGCGCTGGTGGTGCACTTCGTACGCGAACCACTTGGGATGTGGGCCGCGATCGTCGCGGGCGCATCGACCTATGCTGCGCTGCTGTTCGCTCTGCGTGTCGTCACGACAGACGATGTTCGCGGGCTCGTTCGACCAGCGACGGCGCAGTTTCATCGGGACGAACCGTGTGAAGAAACTGCAAGCAAGCGTGCATAACTAGCTGACGAGCGAGCGAGCATGCATCAAGCTTTCAGGGTGCCGGAGGGGGGAGCGTACAGAGTGCGCCGGCGACGGCGCGAGCTTACTTCGAGGTTGGTTCGCACCGTCGAGCGGCGAGGGCGTCCGGGGCCGCCTAGGGCGACACGTTGGCCAAACGTCTCGCCCGCGCCTGCGGTGGCCAAGCGCTTGGATGGTGGGATCGAGCGGCTTCCGATGGGAACGGGTGGTTACGACCTGGTCACGCGCCTTGGCGGCGGAGGCATGGCGGACGTGTTCCTTGCGCGTCGTCGGGGGCTGCATGGGATCGAGCACGACGTCGTGATCAAGCGGCTGCGTGACGACGTTCGAGCGTTGCCGACGATCACGAAGATGTTCACGTGGGAAGCGTGGATCTCGTCGCGGCTATGCCATCCGAACATCGCAGCGTTTTACGACTTCGTCTCTCATCGTGGCCGGGATCATCTCGTGCTGGAGCACGTACGCGGGCCGGATGTTGCGACGATGATTCGAGCGCTGCGCGACGCTGGTCGAGCATTTCCCGTACGAGCCGTCATCGATGTCGGCATTGCAGCCGCACGCGCGCTTGCTCATGCGCATGCCCTTGCAGATGAGGATGGGCGCATGCTGGGCCTGGTGCACCGCGACGTGAGCCCACAGAACATCCTCGTGTCCGTCGATGGCCAGGTAAAACTCATCGACTTTGGAGTCGCGAAGACGACGAGCTTGCACGTTCCGCGTGAATCCGAGCCTGCGCTCGTGAAAGGGAAAATGGGGTACATCGCGCCCGAACACCTTCGCGGCCAGCCGCTCGATGCGCGCAGTGACCTCTACGGTTTGGGAGTCGTCCTCTTCGAAATGTTGACGGGCACGCCGCTGCTTCGACGCAGCGAGGACATGGAGATGATGCGTGCGGCGCTGTTGCTCGAGGTCCCGCAACTCACGGCAATACGCCCGGAATGCCCATCATCGCTCGACGCGCTCGTTCGTCGTGCACTCGCTCGGAACCCCGACGATCGTTTCGAGAGCGCGGGAGCCATGGAGCGTGCGCTGGTCGAGGTAGCATCGGGAGTGGACGAAGAAGTTGGAGCACCAACGTTAACAGAGATCGCTCGAAGCGTGTACACATCGCACGACGGCCGGCACTTGAACGAACTGCGGACGAACTTTCCGCACCTGGTACCTGCGGCGCCCGTCGTCGCACACGCACAGCGTCGACCCAGTGCGGAGGAGCCGAAGACGCGTCCCGAAGGGGTTCGACGTGCAGAAGCACCCGACGTCGGCGCAGCGCCTCATGGCGATGCACCGGTGAGCAGTTCGAGCGCACAAGAAATCGTCGCCGCGACGACGCCGCCACCGAAACGACAACGATCTCACGCGTGGTCGAAACGCGCGGTGCCGCTTTTCATTGCGTTCGTATGTGGCGTGATCATCGCGGCAACGGCCCTCGATCTCGCGCGAAAGAAAGAAGCTTCATCCAACGAACCGACGCACGGCTCCGCGGCGCCACGATTGTACCCGCAGCCTTAGAACAGCGGAGCCAGGCGTCGAAAGATCGGCCAATTCACAGGGATCACGTGTCCATGCGCTTCCCGATCGCGAGGTTGTAGATCCCGAGCAGCACGACGGCACCGAGGATGGACATGAGAAATCCGGCCGGTGACGTGTTCGTCGTGGCAACGCCGATGAGGCGGCTCAAGAAACCACCGACGAGCGCTCCGCCGATGCCGAGAAGAACCGTAACGGCGAAGCCGCCAGGTTCGCGTCCAGGGGTCACCAACTTGGCGATCACCCCGACCACCAGACCAAACAGTACCCACAACAGAACCGACATCATGTTCAGCCCCCTTTCGCTCGCGCACACCTGTGCGACGCGTCGCCCAAACGAGGTGACGTGCTGCAAGCCGAGACGCCGCAGCTCTGTCCCGTCCGAACGCTCGCGTTGCAGAGGCCGTGCCGGGCGGAGCGTGTACCGCCTCATCACACGCCCCGACGTCGAGGCTCCACGCTCTCCAGATCATTCATCCACGTCGTTATCGGTTCTGTCAGCGAAGATCCGACAGCTCGCCGAGCTCGCGGACGAACCTCACGCCGAACGACGTTATGGCTCATCAGCCCATTCGCTTGTTCGAGTTGGCTCATGAAGTTGGAGGTCCAACGATCGAGCGATACTTCGCTCACGACGCGCTTTAGCTCTGCCATGCGTGCGGAGTCGGTGGACGTCTCCGCGGACAACGTCGCTGCAGAGAGCGTCGCTTGGAGAGCGTCTTCGTCATATGGATTGACGAGCCACGCGCCACGCAAGACGTCTGCCGCTCCCGTCATCGTGCTCAGGACCAAGCGTCCGTGCGGGCCCGGCCTCGTCGCGACGTACTCGAAAGCAACGAGGTTCATCCCGTCTCTCATGGGCGTGACGAGCGCGACGTCGGCAGCCAAGTAAAACGCTGCGAGCTCTTCCGCCGCGTAACTGCGCGCGAAGAAGTGCACCGGCCTTCGGGTTGGACTGCCAAACCGGCCCAAGATACGACCGACCGCTGCCTCCACGCTCTCTCGTAGCGCGCGGTACGCCGGAACCATCTCTCGACTTGGCACGGCGATCTGCACGAGCGTCGCGTGCTCGCGTGCTTCGCTGCTTTGTTCGAGCATCCGTTCGAACGCTTCGAGACGTTCGACGATCCCCTTGGAGTAGTCGATGCGATCGACCGCCAAGAGCAGCCGTGATCCGCCTAGGTTTGCGCGCAGGGCGCTTGCGTTTGCCTGAACGTTTGCATCGCGGCCCAGCGCTGACCACGCACCGACGTCGATGCCAATGGGACAGGCGACAACACGAGAAAGCCGACCATCGTTCGCAACGAGTAAGCCGTCACCGTCGCCTTCGTACGGTATGGCCAGCTCTTGCAGCGCACCCGCGAACGCTGTCGCGTAACGAGGTACGTGGAGACCGACGAGGTCCGCGCCGAGCAGACCTTCAACGAGCTCCTTGGACCATGGCAAGGTGCGAAAAACCTCGGGGCCTGGCCATGGAACGTGCCAGAAGAACCCGATCGTGAGGTCTGGGCGCCGCGCGCGTACGAGCGCGGGCACGAGCGCAAGTTGATAGTCGTGAACCCATACGGTTCCTCGAAGCGGTGCCGTTGCAAAGACGACCTCGGCCACGCGCTTGTTGACGTCCAGATACGCACGAGCTTCGTTGCGACGAAAACGACAGCGCTCGACGAAGCCGTGCGCGAGCGGCCAAAGGGCTCCCGTCGATGCCCCCGCGTACCATGGGCGTCGAACCTCGCTCGGGATCGATACGGGAATGACTTGGAAGTCTGCGTCGCTCGTGCTCGTGGCGTCCTGGTCATTTCCCGCAGCGATCCAGGTACCTCGCGCACGTTGCATCAGTGGAAGTAGTGCGGAAACCAGCCCACCCGGAGCGCGAGAAACGTTTTCGCCTCCACCGGTGAACGGCGCCCGAGCGCTCACGACGATGAGCCGACCGGCTTGCTTTGCCATAGCGACTCCGTTCATGCGAAAGTGATGCCGTCTTGGGCATGCCGCCGAAGCCCTGGACGAAATCGGCAAGGCGCCATTCGTCCTGCTGAAGC is a genomic window of Polyangiaceae bacterium containing:
- a CDS encoding flippase; the protein is MLQTQRVAWNAVLMLAKQGVMAVLSVVFVGFLARSVGVAAWGELQASIALCAMASIIAGLGVRGYVAREIAVRPELGPRHLGSALMIRGLMGAVILSIIATATCSMHPSSEARWLVPIAAASQLATLLYTTMWLSFEAHEQFKYILYVELVARLFVLACASICVAAGLGILSAAIVFAVGNVIELVLTYYFLSSRLYAPRLSADFFELLSIAKRSLPIGFAGALFGAVRQSDRVLLRWFGDETAVGIFSAGYVLVEQLELVSDLLFGAAFAAGMRLYARDRESFHELYSTAFVVAVALGLPMAAGVCLLAPDIIQLVYGGREFAGAVHALRILAWHVPTMFAYHVAAMPLLAGKREAHLGAVLLPALVVIVGMDWILVPAYGAVGAATTALVVATGVLIALLAITPSCVRVVPVQRVRSAIISTVLMALVVHFVREPLGMWAAIVAGASTYAALLFALRVVTTDDVRGLVRPATAQFHRDEPCEETASKRA
- a CDS encoding protein kinase; its protein translation is MAKRLDGGIERLPMGTGGYDLVTRLGGGGMADVFLARRRGLHGIEHDVVIKRLRDDVRALPTITKMFTWEAWISSRLCHPNIAAFYDFVSHRGRDHLVLEHVRGPDVATMIRALRDAGRAFPVRAVIDVGIAAARALAHAHALADEDGRMLGLVHRDVSPQNILVSVDGQVKLIDFGVAKTTSLHVPRESEPALVKGKMGYIAPEHLRGQPLDARSDLYGLGVVLFEMLTGTPLLRRSEDMEMMRAALLLEVPQLTAIRPECPSSLDALVRRALARNPDDRFESAGAMERALVEVASGVDEEVGAPTLTEIARSVYTSHDGRHLNELRTNFPHLVPAAPVVAHAQRRPSAEEPKTRPEGVRRAEAPDVGAAPHGDAPVSSSSAQEIVAATTPPPKRQRSHAWSKRAVPLFIAFVCGVIIAATALDLARKKEASSNEPTHGSAAPRLYPQP
- a CDS encoding GlsB/YeaQ/YmgE family stress response membrane protein; translated protein: MSVLLWVLFGLVVGVIAKLVTPGREPGGFAVTVLLGIGGALVGGFLSRLIGVATTNTSPAGFLMSILGAVVLLGIYNLAIGKRMDT
- a CDS encoding trehalose-6-phosphate synthase, with the translated sequence MAKQAGRLIVVSARAPFTGGGENVSRAPGGLVSALLPLMQRARGTWIAAGNDQDATSTSDADFQVIPVSIPSEVRRPWYAGASTGALWPLAHGFVERCRFRRNEARAYLDVNKRVAEVVFATAPLRGTVWVHDYQLALVPALVRARRPDLTIGFFWHVPWPGPEVFRTLPWSKELVEGLLGADLVGLHVPRYATAFAGALQELAIPYEGDGDGLLVANDGRLSRVVACPIGIDVGAWSALGRDANVQANASALRANLGGSRLLLAVDRIDYSKGIVERLEAFERMLEQSSEAREHATLVQIAVPSREMVPAYRALRESVEAAVGRILGRFGSPTRRPVHFFARSYAAEELAAFYLAADVALVTPMRDGMNLVAFEYVATRPGPHGRLVLSTMTGAADVLRGAWLVNPYDEDALQATLSAATLSAETSTDSARMAELKRVVSEVSLDRWTSNFMSQLEQANGLMSHNVVRREVRPRARRAVGSSLTEPITTWMNDLESVEPRRRGV